Proteins from a genomic interval of Flammeovirgaceae bacterium SG7u.111:
- a CDS encoding IS630 family transposase, protein MPPRVGGRVSIRWKSKKNSIPCPGRACHLSPFFCPRGLHQVRQGRLWEDRQAEIDLCYFDETGISLCPNVPYAWQPVGTANKLPARRGNGVSVLGILDPLANTFTGSYYHGAANSACVIQVLDSFSETITKKTVLVLDNAAIHRSKEVGEAMGKWKKKGLYLQFIPAYCPELNLIEILWKMLKHYWIRPRHYASMQSLIEATLYILQNYGKQYSISFG, encoded by the coding sequence ATGCCCCCAAGAGTGGGCGGCCGAGTATCTATACGGTGGAAGAGCAAAAAAAATAGCATCCCTTGCCCGGGAAGGGCCTGTCACCTGTCTCCGTTTTTTTGCCCAAGAGGTCTCCACCAAGTTCGGCAAGGACGCCTGTGGGAAGACCGTCAAGCGGAGATCGACCTGTGTTATTTTGACGAGACGGGGATAAGCCTGTGCCCGAACGTTCCGTATGCGTGGCAGCCCGTTGGCACGGCAAACAAGCTGCCCGCCCGGCGGGGCAACGGGGTCTCCGTCTTGGGCATACTCGACCCGTTGGCCAACACCTTCACGGGGAGCTATTACCATGGCGCGGCAAACTCGGCATGTGTCATACAGGTACTGGACAGTTTCTCCGAGACGATCACGAAGAAGACCGTACTGGTCTTGGACAACGCAGCGATACATAGATCCAAAGAGGTAGGGGAAGCTATGGGAAAATGGAAGAAAAAAGGCCTGTACCTACAGTTTATCCCTGCATACTGTCCCGAACTCAACCTGATAGAGATCTTGTGGAAGATGCTCAAGCATTATTGGATCAGGCCAAGGCACTATGCATCCATGCAATCTCTCATAGAGGCCACCTTGTACATCCTACAAAATTATGGAAAACAATATTCGATTTCTTTTGGGTAG
- a CDS encoding SusD/RagB family nutrient-binding outer membrane lipoprotein: MKKYIVFISLFTLMLFSTSCDEFKAGIDNIDPDVATADAVANSPELILTGVLRDPVTEMVSSAWSEGNLMAQYGARIVFTSFDQFEWGSQSGAWTNLYTSIRNAKNLEAVAVESGNTSYEAVSLIMQAWMFQILTDMWGDVPMTEAIKGKEKNFAPVYDTQEVIYDDILAMLLKANDLLADPSAPGIRGDILLDGDLDKWRKFANSLRLRVALRLSEAKPATAESVIKQIMGDLTKYPVLESNDDNITLTFLTNKPNAVPFSETDGYRSGSFNEYRMAENIQSALQDRNDTRIQAWFNPTSNSVEEGTPKWDGMANGLVDGDAYVYKGGDAYLSKFADKFFFEPNTIQGMLIKYDEVQFILAEAAQRGWIAGDAKTFYEEGIKASFDYWKTEMPAGYLEQANVAYDGELETIMIQKWISLINTDYQGFIEFKRTGFPSSIKPGRDAFLPNYPSRFQYPTEEQSLNTENYNAVLSRQGADVVETKVWWEK, from the coding sequence ATGAAAAAATATATCGTATTTATTTCTCTGTTCACCCTGATGTTATTCAGCACTTCGTGTGATGAGTTTAAAGCAGGAATTGACAACATAGATCCAGATGTGGCTACTGCCGATGCCGTTGCCAATAGCCCTGAGCTGATCTTGACAGGTGTGCTCCGCGACCCTGTTACCGAAATGGTAAGCTCTGCTTGGAGTGAGGGAAACCTGATGGCACAATACGGCGCTCGTATCGTATTTACTTCTTTTGACCAGTTTGAGTGGGGAAGCCAATCAGGTGCATGGACTAACTTGTACACTTCTATCCGAAATGCCAAGAATTTGGAAGCTGTTGCGGTCGAAAGTGGAAATACTAGCTACGAAGCTGTTTCTCTAATTATGCAAGCGTGGATGTTCCAGATACTCACTGATATGTGGGGCGATGTGCCTATGACCGAGGCAATCAAAGGAAAAGAGAAAAACTTTGCTCCAGTATATGACACACAAGAGGTTATTTATGATGACATATTAGCTATGTTGCTTAAGGCTAATGACTTGTTGGCTGACCCGAGTGCACCTGGTATAAGAGGGGATATTTTATTGGACGGTGATTTGGACAAGTGGAGAAAATTTGCGAACTCGTTAAGACTAAGAGTTGCTTTAAGGCTTTCAGAAGCAAAACCGGCAACTGCTGAATCGGTGATCAAGCAAATAATGGGTGACCTTACAAAATACCCTGTGTTGGAAAGTAACGATGACAACATCACTTTGACTTTCTTGACAAACAAGCCAAATGCAGTTCCTTTTTCTGAGACAGATGGTTACCGTTCTGGTTCTTTTAACGAATATAGGATGGCCGAGAATATCCAAAGTGCATTGCAAGACAGGAATGATACTAGGATTCAAGCTTGGTTCAACCCTACTTCTAACTCAGTGGAGGAAGGAACTCCAAAGTGGGATGGAATGGCAAATGGTTTGGTTGATGGCGATGCTTATGTGTACAAAGGTGGTGATGCTTACCTTTCAAAATTTGCCGACAAGTTCTTCTTTGAGCCGAATACTATCCAAGGGATGTTGATCAAGTACGATGAGGTTCAATTTATCTTGGCTGAAGCAGCACAAAGAGGCTGGATTGCGGGCGATGCCAAAACGTTTTATGAAGAAGGTATAAAAGCCTCTTTCGATTATTGGAAAACTGAAATGCCGGCAGGTTACCTTGAGCAAGCAAATGTTGCTTATGATGGCGAGTTAGAGACTATCATGATTCAAAAATGGATTTCATTGATAAATACAGATTACCAAGGTTTTATCGAGTTCAAAAGAACAGGGTTTCCAAGTAGCATAAAGCCAGGTAGGGATGCCTTCTTGCCTAACTATCCGAGCCGTTTCCAGTACCCAACTGAGGAACAGTCGCTAAATACCGAAAACTACAATGCTGTATTGAGCAGACAAGGCGCAGATGTAGTTGAGACAAAAGTTTGGTGGGAAAAATAA
- the elbB gene encoding isoprenoid biosynthesis glyoxalase ElbB, which translates to MKVGVLLSGSGVYDGTEIHEAVLTLLALDKLDAEVQCIAPDIEQHHVINHMTGEEMPEKRNVLIESSRIARGNIKPLSEVSADDFDALAIPGGFGAAKNHTKWAFSGPKGDINPEVKALIVELIKKHKPIAALCMSPTTLAKALEGTGVEANLTVGTTEAPSPYDIEAISEGMDSLGAKAVYCDTTHVIVDDTNNLVTTPCYMMEASVSEVFIGIEKAMTKLVEMANLHAQS; encoded by the coding sequence ATGAAAGTTGGAGTCCTTTTATCTGGAAGTGGTGTATACGATGGAACAGAAATCCATGAAGCAGTCCTAACACTTTTGGCCCTTGATAAATTAGATGCGGAAGTGCAGTGTATAGCTCCAGATATTGAGCAGCACCATGTGATAAACCACATGACCGGTGAGGAAATGCCTGAGAAAAGAAATGTATTGATAGAGTCCTCCAGAATTGCGAGGGGAAATATAAAGCCGCTATCTGAGGTAAGTGCCGATGACTTTGATGCACTAGCCATCCCTGGTGGTTTTGGAGCAGCTAAGAACCATACAAAATGGGCATTTTCCGGACCAAAAGGAGATATAAACCCTGAGGTTAAAGCACTAATTGTCGAGTTGATAAAAAAACACAAGCCAATTGCTGCTCTTTGCATGTCCCCAACTACTCTTGCGAAAGCACTTGAAGGAACGGGTGTTGAAGCAAATCTCACTGTAGGGACAACCGAAGCTCCCTCACCTTATGACATTGAAGCTATTAGCGAAGGAATGGACTCTTTGGGGGCAAAAGCTGTTTATTGCGATACAACCCATGTAATTGTAGACGACACCAACAATTTGGTTACTACTCCTTGCTACATGATGGAAGCTTCCGTAAGTGAAGTTTTTATAGGAATAGAAAAAGCAATGACGAAACTAGTAGAAATGGCAAACCTTCATGCCCAAAGTTAA
- a CDS encoding helix-turn-helix domain-containing protein: MEKRYITLSASEEMELKTLKKQGGSERERDRAHALLLSNKGHTIDMLRDIFEVRRATISEWFDRWESSKAAGLMDAPKSGRPSIYTVEEQKK, encoded by the coding sequence ATGGAAAAACGCTATATCACACTAAGTGCGTCAGAAGAGATGGAACTAAAAACCTTGAAAAAGCAGGGTGGTTCTGAACGCGAGCGCGACCGTGCCCATGCGCTGCTCCTGAGCAACAAAGGACATACGATAGATATGCTCAGGGACATATTCGAGGTGCGCAGGGCCACCATCTCGGAGTGGTTTGACAGATGGGAATCCTCAAAGGCGGCAGGATTGATGGATGCCCCCAAGAGTGGGCGGCCGAGTATCTATACGGTGGAAGAGCAAAAAAAATAG